The genomic region TCGTCCATGTCAACCTCGCGTTCATGGTGTGGTTTTACGCGTTTCTCGGCGTGCTGGTTCATGTCGTTCGTGCCGATCGGCAATCGCGGAAATGCGATGCCTTGGGGCTCGGGTCGGCGGTCCTCGGAATCTCCCTGATCATTGCCGTTCCGTTCGTCACTTGGGCGCCCACGGTCCTGTCCAACTACATCCCGGTTGTCGATCACAGCCTGTTTCTCGTCGGGCTCGCGGCTTTTTTTGCCTCTCTGATTCCCGGACTCTGGACGTTATTTCGATCCGGTATCGCGGCGGGAACTCCGGATTGGATACCGACCGCAACGCGCCACGGAGTTCGTGCGGCGGCGATTGCCTATCTGCTCGCCATGCTGACATTCGCCGTCGCCGCCCGCGTGACGCCTGCCGGCCTGCCCGCTGATGCGCGGTACGAGTTCCTCTTCTGGGGCGGCGGTCACGTTCTGCAATTCGCCAACGTCGCGGCGATGACCGCGTGTTGGTTCCTGCTGCTGGGCCGAGCGCTGGGGCGCGAGCCGATCCCGCCGCGCGTCGCAGCCGTTCTCTACGCCATTTTTCTCTTACCCCTTTCCCTCGCACCGATCTGGACCGCGCAGGGAACCGACACGGGCCTGCACCGCGTGTTGTTCACGCGACTGATGCAGTTCGGGATCTTTCCCTTCGTCCTCGTGCTTCTCGGTCTGTGCATTCACGCGATACACCGTGAGCGGAAGAACGGTTTCGATCTCGCGGCGGCGTGGCGCGAACCGTGGCTGCGCGGTTTCGCCGCCAGCGCCGGTCTGTCCGTGGCGGGCTTCGTGTTCGGCGCGGCGATTCGCGGATCGACGACGGTCATTCCCGCGCATTACCACGCGTCGATCGGCGCGGTGACGGTGGCCTACATGGCCACGTCTTACCTGCTTCTCACGAATTGGGGACGCTTGCCGATGACCGGCACGATTCGCCGAGTTGCCGCCTGGCAACCGTCCATCTACGGATTCGGGCAGGTTGTCTTCGCGCTGGGATTCGGCCTCGCGGGCATGCAGGGACTCGCGCGCAAGACCTACGGCGTCGAGCAGCACGTTCGCACCCTGACGGAAAAAGTGGGGCTCGGAATCATGGCGACGGGCGGCATGTTCGCCGTCGCCGGGGGCGTTTTGTTTTTGTGGATCATGGCCCGGGCGCATGGGACGTCGCGCGCGCGCCGGGGCGTTCAACCCATCGGGAGGGCGAAATGGCGACTGAAAGCGCTGACCGGCATCCTCTTCAAAGGTTGATGGACAATCCGTGGCTCCTTCTGGCGCTCGGGCTGCTCATCCCGTTTTTGTCTTACACCGCTTGGGGCTGGATCGAACTGGCCCTGATGGCCCCGGCCAAGCTGCCGTGAGGGGAGGAGAACGGACATGAGCATTCAGAGTCCCGCCGCGGGATGGTTCAAGGCGCCCACGGGCGCCGAACGGCTCTGGGTCGGCCTCGCGCTGGCCTGGTGCCTCGTGATGTTCCTGATGATGCCGTACTGGCATTTCAAGGGAAAACAGAACAGTACCGGCGAGTCGTATCGGGTGACCCCGATGGCGTTCTACGAACGCGTCAATCGTTTCATCGAAACGAACAAGGTCGGCGAAGAGAACGGCGTGGCGATCGTCGAACCCGCGCCGGGTCAGGACGCCTACCTGATGGCGCAGATGTGGCGCTTCTGGCCGATCCTGAAACTGCGCAAGGGCCAGACCTACCGCCTGCACGTTTCGTCGATGGACATCCAGCACGGCTTCTCTCTTCAGCCGGTCAACATGAATTTCCAGATCCTCCCGGGCTATGACCACGTCCTGACGATCACGCCGACCGCGACGGGTCTCTATTCGATCATCTGCAACGAGTTCTGCGGCATCGGTCACCACACGATGACCGGCCGCATCATCGTGGAATAAGGGGAATCACCATGGCCAATGTGGACATCAGCATCGACGCGGCGATTCCCGGTCGTCGCGCGGCCGCCGCGCCCGCGAAAGGCAATCACGCCTTCGGCATGGTCCGTTCGTGCGACACAACGGGCCTGCCGGTCTGCCTCGTCGCCGAAAAATTCATCAAGCTCCAAGCGGTTTTCGCGGTCGTCTTCCTGCTCGTGGGCGGAATTGCGGCGCTCCTGCTCGGCCTCACGCGCTGGCCGAGCGTTCATCTGCTGCCCGCGGACTGGTACTACCGCATCCTGACCCTGCACGGCCTGAACATGCTGATCTTCTGGATCCTGTTCTTCGAGGTCGCGATTCTGTACTTCGCGTCCACCGTGCTGCTCAATAGTCGTCTCTTCTCCGCGAAAATCGCCTGGGTGACCTTCGGGATGATGCTGTCGGGCGCACTGATGGTCGACGCGGTCATCCTGCTCGGCAAGGCCGACGTGCTCATGACGTCGTACGTACCGCTCATGGCGCACCCGGTGTTCTACCTCGGCATCATCCTCGTCGCGGTCGGCACGCTGATCGGCGTGTTCAACTTCTTCGCCACAATCTACATCGCCAAGCGCGATCACACGTACGAAGGCTCCGTCCCGCTCGTCGTCTTCGGCGCCATCGCCGCGGCCGTCATCGCCGTCGTCACGCTCCTGCACGGCGCGATCGTCATGATCCCGACATTCCTGTGGTCGATCGGCCTCGTGGGCGCGCCGGACCCCGGCTGGTACCGGCTCGTCTGGTGGGGCCTCGGCCATCAGTCTCAGCAGGTCAACGTCTGCGCGATGGTCGCGTGCTGGTATTTCCTCGCCACGGTCACGACCGGCGCGAAGCCGCTCAACCAGGCGGTCTGCCGCGGCGCGTTCGTGCTCTATATCCTATTCATCAATCTGGCGTCGGCGCATCACCTGCTCGTCGATCCGGGCGTCAGCGCCGGCTGGAAGATCTGGAACACCTCCTACGCGATGTACCTTGCGGTGCTCGCGTCCATGATCCACGGCTTCACCGTCCCGGCCTCGGTGGAATCCTCGATGCGTTCGAAGGGCTACAACCGCGGACTCTTCGGCTGGATCGCCTCCGCGCCCTGGGGAAATCCCGGCTTCTCGGCGTTCTTCCTGTCGCTCGTGATCTTCGGATTCCTCGGCGGCATCACCGGCGTCACCCTTGGCACGCAGCAGATCAACATCCTCGCGCACAACACGCTGCGCATCCCCGGCCACTTCCACGCCACGGTCGTCGGCGGCACATCGCTCGCCTTCATGGGACTCGCCTACTACGTGGTGCCGCTGATTTTCCGGCGCGAGTATTCGTTCCGAGGTCTCGCGCGCATTCAACCGTATCTGTTCGCCGGCGGCATCACGACGATGGCGCTCGGAATGTCCTTCGCCGGATCGTACGGCGTTCCGCGGCGGCACTGGGATGTGGAGTTCACCGGCGCGCAGTTTGCGGCGGGTTTCGATCCCGGCGCCCACGTCATGCTGGGCATCATGGGCATCGGATCGGTCCTTGCGTTCCTCGGATTGCTGACCTTCATCCTGCTCACGGTGCACGCGGTGTTTCTGGGCGAGTCGAACGCCGGTCGCGCCATGACGCCCTGGTCGAAGTCGACCGTGGAGATCGCGTCCGCGTCGGCGACAGCGGTCAACATCCGTCACGAGCACGATGCCGAGGAACACAAGACGCCCGGCACGCTCGTCTTCGTGCTCGTGTTCCTTGCCTCCTTCGCCATCTACTACTTCGCGAACTGGAAGGCGCTCGCCGACGTCTGGCACGTGCGCTGATCCGATCCATCCGTCGGCCGCGGGAGACCCCGGCCGACTTTCTCACGGCAACTTCCTCCATAAGGCTGAACTCATCATGGCGGCAGGAATTTTTCGACGGATGTTCGATGCGATTCGCGTATTCTTCGACAGTTGGCGCTTTCCGTCGTTCATGTTGTGCGTCGTCGGGATGTACCTCGTGTTCGAGGTCGCGCTGATCTTCATCCCGCCGTCCGATGGCGCGCTGGGTGCATTCGCCGAAGACTTCCGCATCTGGTGCTTCGGGTACGATCCGGCGACCGGAAGGATGGAAGCCGGTTACCTCGTCATGTTTCTCACGCAGCCCCTGATCCTTGGCGCGGTGATCTACGCGTTCTGGCGACAGCCGCTGCGCGAGGTGCTTCGCCGTCCGCTGGCGCTCGCGCCATACGCCTCGGCCGCATTTGTGCTCGTCTTGGCCTGCGGCGCGGGATTCGCCGCGTTCAAGTCCGCGCCGGCCGACACGGAATTGCCTTTTCCGGCGGAAGAACTACGGACGGCCTTCGCCGCGCCGGGTTTTTCGCTCACCGATCAGAATGGCAAGGGCGTGGATCTCGCTTCGCTGCGAGGCCGGGTGGTTCTTGTCACCGCCGTCTATGCCACCTGCGGCTACACATGCCCGATGATAATGGGCCAAACGAAAAAGTCGGTCGCCGAACTGACCGACGCCCAAAGAAGCGATCTTTCCGTCCTGGCAATCACTCTCGACCCCGAAAACGACACGCCCGGGGTTCTCGCGGAAATGGCGAAGGGCCAGGAGATCGCCGCGCCGCTTTACCGCCTCGTGACGGGCGAGCCGAATACCGTCAACGAG from Deltaproteobacteria bacterium harbors:
- a CDS encoding cytochrome c oxidase subunit II, with amino-acid sequence MSIQSPAAGWFKAPTGAERLWVGLALAWCLVMFLMMPYWHFKGKQNSTGESYRVTPMAFYERVNRFIETNKVGEENGVAIVEPAPGQDAYLMAQMWRFWPILKLRKGQTYRLHVSSMDIQHGFSLQPVNMNFQILPGYDHVLTITPTATGLYSIICNEFCGIGHHTMTGRIIVE
- a CDS encoding cbb3-type cytochrome c oxidase subunit I, whose amino-acid sequence is MDNPTRTTTPETARRWLKLSVFSLILAGLFSIVLVAGRTPPLDQRLPDADLFKRSLVVHVNLAFMVWFYAFLGVLVHVVRADRQSRKCDALGLGSAVLGISLIIAVPFVTWAPTVLSNYIPVVDHSLFLVGLAAFFASLIPGLWTLFRSGIAAGTPDWIPTATRHGVRAAAIAYLLAMLTFAVAARVTPAGLPADARYEFLFWGGGHVLQFANVAAMTACWFLLLGRALGREPIPPRVAAVLYAIFLLPLSLAPIWTAQGTDTGLHRVLFTRLMQFGIFPFVLVLLGLCIHAIHRERKNGFDLAAAWREPWLRGFAASAGLSVAGFVFGAAIRGSTTVIPAHYHASIGAVTVAYMATSYLLLTNWGRLPMTGTIRRVAAWQPSIYGFGQVVFALGFGLAGMQGLARKTYGVEQHVRTLTEKVGLGIMATGGMFAVAGGVLFLWIMARAHGTSRARRGVQPIGRAKWRLKALTGILFKG
- a CDS encoding cbb3-type cytochrome c oxidase subunit I, whose protein sequence is MVRSCDTTGLPVCLVAEKFIKLQAVFAVVFLLVGGIAALLLGLTRWPSVHLLPADWYYRILTLHGLNMLIFWILFFEVAILYFASTVLLNSRLFSAKIAWVTFGMMLSGALMVDAVILLGKADVLMTSYVPLMAHPVFYLGIILVAVGTLIGVFNFFATIYIAKRDHTYEGSVPLVVFGAIAAAVIAVVTLLHGAIVMIPTFLWSIGLVGAPDPGWYRLVWWGLGHQSQQVNVCAMVACWYFLATVTTGAKPLNQAVCRGAFVLYILFINLASAHHLLVDPGVSAGWKIWNTSYAMYLAVLASMIHGFTVPASVESSMRSKGYNRGLFGWIASAPWGNPGFSAFFLSLVIFGFLGGITGVTLGTQQINILAHNTLRIPGHFHATVVGGTSLAFMGLAYYVVPLIFRREYSFRGLARIQPYLFAGGITTMALGMSFAGSYGVPRRHWDVEFTGAQFAAGFDPGAHVMLGIMGIGSVLAFLGLLTFILLTVHAVFLGESNAGRAMTPWSKSTVEIASASATAVNIRHEHDAEEHKTPGTLVFVLVFLASFAIYYFANWKALADVWHVR
- a CDS encoding SCO family protein; this encodes MFDAIRVFFDSWRFPSFMLCVVGMYLVFEVALIFIPPSDGALGAFAEDFRIWCFGYDPATGRMEAGYLVMFLTQPLILGAVIYAFWRQPLREVLRRPLALAPYASAAFVLVLACGAGFAAFKSAPADTELPFPAEELRTAFAAPGFSLTDQNGKGVDLASLRGRVVLVTAVYATCGYTCPMIMGQTKKSVAELTDAQRSDLSVLAITLDPENDTPGVLAEMAKGQEIAAPLYRLVTGEPNTVNELLDRFSIARTRNPETGAIDHANLFILIDRSGYIAYRLSLGERQQRWLVSALKVLLAEPVAPMG